Proteins from a genomic interval of Rhipicephalus microplus isolate Deutch F79 chromosome 6, USDA_Rmic, whole genome shotgun sequence:
- the LOC119166952 gene encoding neuroglobin translates to MGCTLSKSLSSLVRGGSGGSRNNKGNNGAAEPVGDPPPPPPPDPRHPLTARQIFSITKSWKAIARAMEPTGIEMFVRLFQEKGDLLDLFEKFQALRTKESQRESMELAQHASVVMTTLDEGINALDNLDYFMDYLHNTGRLHFKIKGFKKEYFWHIENPFLAAVSETLGDRYTENIQNIYKITIRFILETLVEGFEMAEKEAAA, encoded by the exons ATGGGCTGCACACTTAGCAAGAGCCTCTCGTCGCTGGTGCGCGGTGGCTCGGGCGGCAGTCGCAACAACAAGGGCAACAATGGCGCTGCCGAGCCCGTGGGCgacccgccgccgccgccgccacctgACCCGCGCCACCCGCTCACCGCCCGGCAGATATTCAGCATCACAAAATCCTGGAAGGCCATCGCCAGGGCCATGGAGCCCACCGGCATCGAGATGTTCGTCAG ACTGTTCCAGGAGAAGGGGGACCTACTGGACTTGTTCGAGAAGTTCCAGGCGCTCCGCACCAAGGAGTCGCAGCGCGAGAGTATGGAGCTGGCGCAGCACGCCtccgtggtcatgaccacgctcGACGAAGGCATCAACGCGCTAGACAACCTCGACTACTTCATGGACTACCTGCACAACACGGGCAGGCTACACTTCAAGATCAAGGGCTTCAAGAAGGAATACTTCTGG CACATCGAGAACCCATTCTTGGCGGCCGTGTCTGAGACCCTGGGCGATCGGTACACGGAGAACATCCAGAACATCTACAAGATCACCATCCGATTCATCCTCGAGACGCTCGTCGAAGGCTTCGAAATGGCCGAGAAGGAAGCGGCCGCGTAG